The following are encoded in a window of Bacteroidota bacterium genomic DNA:
- a CDS encoding gamma-glutamyl-gamma-aminobutyrate hydrolase family protein (Members of this family of hydrolases with an active site Cys residue belong to MEROPS family C26.) codes for MRPRIGITTSLNDGEQRLDRRYVLAVERAGGLPLIVPMLETDDAAEAFAALLGGLVVTGGPAVTDGLVGTLPADIEETAPARLASDTRLLASFLTARRPVLGICYGMQLGNALAGGTLYADVEAQQAGAAAHSQKRGAADHPIVLESASYLGQLLGPEPLSVNTRHIQAVEALGSRLRVAARAPDGVVEAIESDDGLFVGVQWHPERMGASMTPLFRDLVQKASRSASA; via the coding sequence ATGCGCCCGCGCATCGGTATCACGACCTCACTCAACGATGGGGAGCAGCGGCTCGACCGGCGCTACGTGCTGGCGGTGGAGCGCGCAGGCGGCCTGCCGCTGATCGTGCCGATGCTGGAGACCGACGACGCGGCGGAGGCGTTCGCTGCGCTGCTCGGCGGACTCGTCGTCACCGGCGGCCCGGCGGTCACGGACGGCCTAGTGGGGACGCTTCCGGCCGACATCGAGGAAACTGCCCCGGCTCGTCTCGCGTCTGACACCCGGTTGCTCGCCTCCTTCCTTACGGCCCGTCGCCCCGTGCTCGGCATCTGCTACGGGATGCAACTCGGCAACGCCCTTGCCGGCGGCACGCTCTACGCCGACGTGGAGGCACAGCAGGCGGGGGCCGCCGCGCACAGCCAGAAGCGCGGTGCTGCCGACCACCCCATTGTCCTCGAATCCGCTAGCTACCTCGGCCAGCTGCTCGGCCCCGAACCCCTCTCGGTGAACACGCGACACATCCAGGCCGTAGAAGCGCTCGGATCCCGCCTCCGGGTGGCGGCTCGCGCACCCGACGGCGTCGTGGAAGCCATCGAGAGCGACGACGGCCTGTTCGTCGGCGTGCAGTGGCACCCGGAGCGGATGGGCGCGTCGATGACCCCGCTGTTCCGCGATCTCGTCCAGAAGGCCAGCCGCTCGGCCTCGGCCTAA